In one window of Branchiostoma floridae strain S238N-H82 chromosome 14, Bfl_VNyyK, whole genome shotgun sequence DNA:
- the LOC118429952 gene encoding inactive serine/threonine-protein kinase PLK5-like yields the protein MHQEKEYAIKAMRLQDVKQNKLMEVDIHKHLKHPNIVELIRDIEDSSNLYLVLEFCPNKSLEHLLKDKKKLKEKEVRPIFRGIVAAVDYIHSRGIVHCDLKPYNVVMGKDMEAKLTDFGASVRICTAASNKMKCGTPSYMAPETLTAKGTQVATFPGDIWALGCILYRMVTGNLAFTYHKLRRKHAGGMYLRLGWLNFTLPCWLSSSARGVVRNCLHIDPTKRPQAEQLMQYEFVKKGQIRPAASVDALDTRCLASCSNDTTCTSR from the coding sequence ATGCACCAAGAGAAAGAGTACGCCATCAAGGCCATGCGTCTCCAGGACGTGAAGCAAAACAAACTCATGGAGGTAGACATCCACAAGCACCTCAAACACCCCAACATCGTGGAGCTCATCAGAGACATCGAGGACAGCAGCAACCTGTACCTGGTGCTGGAGTTCTGTCCCAACAAGTCTCTGGAACACTTGCTGAAGGACAAGAAGAAGCTGAAAGAGAAGGAGGTGAGGCCGATCTTCCGCGGGATAGTCGCCGCCGTGGACTACATCCACTCCCGCGGAATCGTCCACTGCGACCTGAAGCCGTACAATGTGGTGATGGGGAAGGACATGGAGGCGAAGCTCACGGACTTCGGCGCGTCTGTTAGGATCTGCACGGCCGCGTCGAACAAGATGAAATGCGGGACCCCGAGTTACATGGCACCGGAGACTCTGACGGCCAAGGGTACACAGGTAGCGACCTTCCCGGGGGACATCTGGGCGCTAGGCTGTATCCTGTATAGAATGGTGACGGGGAATCTGGCATTCACGTACCACAAACTGAGAAGGAAGCATGCTGGAGGCATGTACCTCCGTCTGGGCTGGCTGAACTTCACCCTGCCGTGCTGGCTGTCCTCCTCGGCTCGGGGTGTCGTCAGAAACTGTCTGCACATCGACCCCACGAAGCGCCCCCAAGCGGAGCAACTCATGCAGTACGAGTTCGTGAAGAAGGGTCAGATCCGCCCGGCAGCGTCCGTGGATGCCCTGGACACGAGATGTCTGGCGTCCTGTTCCAACGACACGACCTGCACTAGTAGGTAG
- the LOC118429951 gene encoding fucolectin-6-like, with amino-acid sequence MASQLVVWAGLFLSCAVSMVSTAPAETVMKDLKKFCEAGDEVDQDLAQFAHDCQMAQKHNSELKTKIKALEKQQNNLVFNNEALEQIQDTCLKTDDMKEVLDIVRDLKKKIERMEGEQNLARYKPTEQSSTAYNGFSDRAVDGITHGHYYTGRSCTHTEGNQQDPWWYVDLQTPYPIGLVRIYNRQECCSERINPFIVLVGEGRHAAPLSSSRQCGGEWGSDFTDKGVFSIDCGGIWGRYVGVSLPGAQRTLTLCEVQVFAAKNPEKIKTG; translated from the exons ATGGCGAGCCAGTTGGTTGTTTGGGCGGGACTGTTTCTGTCCTGTGCAGTGTCCATGGTATCAACTGCCCCTGCAGAAACAGTGATG AAAGACTTGAAGAAGTTCTGCGAAGCCGGAGATGAAGTCGACCAAGACTTAGCCCAGTTTGCCCATGACTGTCAGATGGCACAGAAGCACAACAGTGAACTGAAGACGAAAATCAAAGCACTGGAAAAACAGCAGAATAATTTGGTCTTTAATAATGAGGCTCTGGAGCAAATTCAAG ATACCTGTCTTAAGACTGACGACATGAAAGAAGTATTGGATATAGTGAGGGAtctgaagaagaagattgaGCGGATGGAAGGCG AACAAAACTTAGCAAGGTACAAGCCAACTGAACAGTCTAGTACGGCGTACAACGGTTTCTCGGACCGAGCCGTCGATGGGATCACCCACGGGCACTACTACACCGGCCGATCGTGCACCCACACAGAGGGAAACCAGCAAGACCCCTGGTGGTACGTAGACCTGCAAACCCCGTATCCCATCGGCTTGGTGAGGATCTACAACCGCCAGGAGTGCTGCTCAGAAAGAATCAACCCCTTCATTGTCTTGGTCGGTGAAGGCAG GCATGCAGCCCCCCTTTCGTCCAGCCGACAGTGTGGGGGTGAGTGGGGTAGTGACTTCACAGACAAGGGCGTCTTCTCCATCGACTGTGGCGGGATCTGGGGCCGGTATGTCGGGGTTAGCCTGCCTGGAGCACAGCGAACCCTCACGCTGTGTGAAGTCCAGGTGTTTGCAG CCAAGAATCCAGAGAAGATTAAGACAGGATAA
- the LOC118429955 gene encoding uncharacterized protein LOC118429955, which yields MPDIQVTPPGRGSGRGSRQTPQYERELCDMMDNLTDGCTTQEDTRLLKAKEPVKPAEKPVKIHPNNRKVLFTATGNLPRSPLTTRNDENPRVLVQQKQMARLGLTKTVQRPIRLTSKYELFSDKENVEIE from the exons ATGCCAGACATCCAGGTGACCCCGCCCGGTCGGGGGAGTGGCAG AGGATCCCGGCAGACCCCACAGTATGAGCGTGAGCTGTGTGACATGATGGACAATCTGACAGACGGCTGCACCACACAGGAGGACACCAGGCTTCTAAAGGCCAAAG AACCTGTAAAGCCAGCAGAAAAGCCGGTTAAAATCCATCCCAACAACAGGAAGGTCCTGTTCACCGCTACTGGGAACCTGCCGCGGTCGCCCCTGACAACCAGGAACGACGAGAACCCACGCGTTCTCGTGCAACAGAAGCAGATGGCGCGGCTGGGGCTGACCAAAACCGTACAGCGCCCGATCAGGCTAACATCCAAGTACGAACTCTTCTCCGACAAGGAAAATGTGGAAATTGAGTAA